The Spirosoma radiotolerans genome has a window encoding:
- a CDS encoding 4'-phosphopantetheinyl transferase family protein, translating into MVTFQIDITSDCVARLQAITEDESTLRAGLPLTMSEQEDLAGISHPSQRVEWLACRVAIRQLTESQGMPYWGLQKDEFGKPYLIDSPWHISLSHTAGWAAAVLHRSRPVGIDIEPIREQFRRVVPRVLSESEITHAGGEPNRLAVYWCAKEALYKLYGKRQLTFREHLHIEPFADGASHLIGHVRLPDHKEQLIIQCFQAGPGLLAVAY; encoded by the coding sequence GTGGTGACTTTTCAGATAGACATTACCAGCGACTGTGTAGCCCGGCTTCAGGCTATCACCGAAGATGAATCGACGTTGCGGGCGGGGTTGCCGCTAACGATGTCGGAGCAAGAGGATTTGGCCGGCATCAGTCATCCCTCTCAGCGTGTTGAATGGCTGGCGTGCCGGGTCGCGATTCGGCAATTGACCGAGTCGCAGGGAATGCCCTATTGGGGACTGCAAAAAGATGAGTTCGGGAAGCCCTACCTGATCGACTCCCCCTGGCATATTTCCCTGTCGCATACGGCTGGCTGGGCGGCTGCGGTATTGCACCGATCACGGCCGGTTGGCATCGACATTGAGCCGATTCGAGAGCAGTTCAGGAGGGTGGTGCCGCGTGTTTTGTCGGAGAGTGAAATTACCCACGCCGGGGGCGAGCCTAACCGGCTGGCGGTTTACTGGTGCGCCAAAGAAGCGTTGTATAAACTTTATGGAAAGCGCCAGCTCACGTTCCGGGAGCATTTGCACATCGAACCCTTCGCCGACGGAGCCTCCCATTTGATTGGTCACGTGCGTCTGCCAGACCATAAAGAGCAACTGATTATTCAGTGCTTTCAGGCCGGGCCCGGCCTGCTGGCCGTAGCGTATTGA
- a CDS encoding WD40 repeat domain-containing protein, with translation MIVEKIDTFGGHRDPVYTLERAPLAEQFFSAGGDGQVVQWQLNRPDLGQLIAKVSSSIYALALHPTSGLLWVGQNHEGVHVIDPVRKQETASLKLTSAAIFDIKFHKTDAFVALSDGVVAVVTTDPLVVRKHIKASDQSARCLAINPVERELAVGYSDNVVRIFDLTTYELKRVIQAHSNSIFTVAYSPDFQHLITAGRDAHLKVWDVEQGYTLQQDIVAHLFAINHLAFNPSGTLLATASMDKSIKIWDADSYRLLKVVDRARHAGHGTSVNKVLWTDYNEFLLSASDDRTISVWKLS, from the coding sequence GTGATAGTAGAAAAAATAGATACGTTCGGTGGGCACCGCGACCCCGTTTACACGCTCGAACGAGCCCCCCTGGCTGAACAGTTTTTTTCGGCGGGTGGTGATGGCCAGGTGGTTCAATGGCAGTTGAATCGCCCTGATCTGGGCCAATTGATTGCCAAAGTATCCAGCTCTATCTACGCCTTAGCCCTGCATCCCACAAGCGGGCTTTTGTGGGTTGGTCAGAACCATGAAGGCGTCCACGTCATTGATCCAGTCAGGAAGCAGGAAACCGCTTCGTTGAAGCTAACATCGGCTGCCATTTTCGACATCAAATTCCATAAAACTGACGCATTCGTAGCGCTCTCGGATGGCGTTGTGGCGGTTGTTACCACAGACCCGCTGGTGGTCAGGAAACACATCAAAGCATCGGACCAGTCGGCGCGATGCCTGGCCATAAATCCGGTTGAACGCGAACTGGCCGTTGGCTACAGCGATAACGTCGTGCGTATTTTTGATCTCACAACCTACGAACTCAAACGGGTTATTCAGGCGCACAGCAATTCCATCTTCACCGTTGCCTATTCGCCGGATTTTCAGCACCTGATTACGGCCGGGCGCGATGCCCACCTGAAAGTCTGGGATGTGGAGCAGGGCTATACCTTGCAACAGGACATTGTCGCCCATCTGTTTGCCATCAACCACCTGGCATTCAACCCATCGGGCACGCTGCTGGCTACGGCCAGCATGGACAAATCCATAAAGATTTGGGATGCCGATTCTTACAGGCTCTTGAAAGTTGTTGACCGGGCCAGGCACGCCGGCCATGGCACATCTGTCAATAAGGTGCTTTGGACAGATTACAATGAATTCTTGCTCTCAGCCAGCGACGATCGAACGATTTCGGTATGGAAATTGAGTTAA
- a CDS encoding DivIVA domain-containing protein yields the protein MKITPIEIRQHTFEKGLRGYRPEDVDAFLVSLSQEWERLTGEYKMLKMQLEIAEKELGKLKEVEMTLFRTLKTAEDTSAQITDQANKAGEKYVDEAKHQADEIIADARKRSALMVQDAENQARYLKDNILNDIKSLEHDFKALESYKENLAVQIRTLASNAVDSVDRFEKKFAKQNLKGKIDEVTSQIQDDLTEPESQNENPADSSHESNGQAHTTAELPELIERETSVPESIPVDESVTEKLGEALHSPQHETTEPAAEAEVATNETAPEPVLTEVNTTEAEPATEDVPEEVTAKKSGSFFDQI from the coding sequence ATGAAAATTACGCCTATTGAAATCCGGCAACACACGTTTGAAAAAGGGTTGCGCGGCTACAGACCAGAAGACGTTGACGCATTTCTTGTTTCGTTGTCTCAGGAATGGGAACGCTTAACTGGCGAATATAAAATGTTGAAGATGCAGCTTGAAATAGCCGAGAAAGAGCTAGGCAAGTTGAAAGAGGTAGAAATGACCCTGTTTCGTACGCTTAAAACAGCCGAAGATACAAGCGCGCAAATCACCGATCAAGCTAATAAGGCAGGAGAAAAATATGTCGACGAAGCCAAGCATCAGGCCGACGAAATAATAGCCGATGCCCGTAAACGCTCGGCCCTGATGGTTCAGGATGCCGAAAACCAGGCCCGCTATCTGAAAGACAATATCCTGAACGACATCAAATCCCTGGAGCACGATTTCAAAGCGCTGGAAAGCTACAAAGAGAATTTAGCGGTTCAAATTCGTACACTGGCTAGTAACGCCGTTGATAGTGTCGACCGGTTTGAAAAGAAGTTTGCCAAACAGAACCTAAAAGGGAAAATCGACGAGGTGACGTCTCAGATTCAGGACGACTTGACAGAACCGGAATCACAGAATGAAAACCCGGCCGACTCGTCACATGAATCCAATGGACAGGCACACACAACCGCGGAGCTTCCGGAGTTGATCGAGCGTGAAACGTCCGTTCCAGAATCTATTCCGGTCGACGAATCGGTAACCGAAAAACTTGGCGAAGCGCTTCATTCTCCGCAACACGAGACAACTGAACCTGCTGCTGAAGCCGAAGTTGCTACTAACGAAACGGCCCCTGAACCCGTTTTGACTGAGGTAAATACAACCGAGGCAGAGCCGGCTACGGAAGACGTACCCGAAGAGGTTACCGCAAAGAAAAGCGGCTCCTTTTTCGATCAGATTTAA
- the folB gene encoding dihydroneopterin aldolase — MGTIALEGLEFFSYHGFYDEEQKIGNKYSVDIVVTADFSEAARRDRLSATVNYEDLYRITAAVMKQPARLLEHIAHQIIQEIRTTYSELEAVEVSVSKFNPPIGGVCHRAKITLKE; from the coding sequence ATGGGAACAATTGCCTTAGAAGGCCTTGAGTTTTTTTCATACCACGGCTTTTACGACGAGGAGCAAAAAATCGGCAATAAATATTCGGTCGATATTGTTGTTACCGCCGACTTTTCGGAAGCGGCCCGGCGAGATCGCCTGAGCGCTACGGTCAATTATGAGGATTTGTACCGGATTACGGCGGCTGTGATGAAGCAACCCGCCCGATTGCTGGAGCACATTGCCCACCAGATTATCCAGGAAATCCGCACGACCTACAGCGAGCTGGAAGCGGTCGAAGTGAGTGTCTCCAAGTTCAATCCGCCCATTGGGGGCGTTTGCCACCGGGCAAAAATAACGCTCAAGGAGTGA
- the ytxJ gene encoding bacillithiol system redox-active protein YtxJ, with protein MNWNKLTSDTQLDTIKEESAKQPVLIFKHSTTCSISAMALSRMERNWNDQLGVKPYYLDLLANRPISAQIENEFGVEHESPQVLLIRNGACVYDASHMGISFAGVQQAV; from the coding sequence ATGAACTGGAATAAACTGACAAGTGACACTCAGCTTGACACGATCAAAGAAGAGTCGGCAAAGCAGCCTGTGTTGATTTTTAAACACAGCACGACTTGTTCTATCAGTGCCATGGCGCTCAGCCGGATGGAGCGCAATTGGAACGACCAGCTTGGGGTAAAACCTTACTACCTCGACTTGCTGGCCAATCGGCCTATTTCGGCTCAGATCGAGAACGAATTTGGCGTTGAGCACGAATCGCCCCAGGTATTGCTGATTCGGAATGGCGCCTGTGTTTATGATGCCTCGCACATGGGAATTTCCTTTGCAGGCGTACAGCAGGCTGTTTAA